From the Euphorbia lathyris chromosome 6, ddEupLath1.1, whole genome shotgun sequence genome, one window contains:
- the LOC136234132 gene encoding uncharacterized protein: MCTEVAGGGRWGTWEELLLSGAVLRYGTRDWDLVSAELRTRTVCPFNFTPEVCKAKYEDLQQRYPGCKVLFEELRKQRMAELRRALEKSEDSIGSLESKLEVLKLKRTVYKNVGCDSSQTESVLPFRKSDGVVETSSKETSKDGLSAGSFTQENRTNWSPECQIEDIETKPDVSLLPKQEKVSSIGYLAETFSIRRRRGKRKRKDCRKEAKEGSIGESEFWGSADVLSATLCKENSVSSSGQTGRCSGVDDKSGGSTKDESPDLTRIFDAIAENKCATVFRRRLDSQKRGRYKKMILQHVDFDTLRSRIASHAITSVKEMFRDLLLLANNALVFYSKTTREYKSAYLLREIVTKSLRENLKDYISKTTAAANNDTLVLSQQSMLHPPAKPRSVRPGNQKVLVKMSKPGNTAAKVTPNAGKKSSNVQSPTSAESLTLTKKASGRPRKTAQRPEKRPENTTKGRKRSRAK; encoded by the exons ATGTGTACGGAGGTGGCCGGAGGAGGAAGGTGGGGCACATGGGAGGAATTATTATTGAGCGGTGCCGTTCTCCGGTACGGTACCCGAGATTGGGATTTGGTGTCCGCGGAGCTTCGGACCCGAACCGTTTGCCCGTTTAATTTCACGCCTGag GTATGTAAAGCCAAGTATGAGGATTTGCAACAACGTTATCCGGGATGCAA AGTTTTGTTTGAAGAGCTACGGAAGCAGCGAATGGCGGAATTGAGGCGAGCTTTAGAGAAATCTGAAGACTCGATTGG GTCACTGGAATCAAAGCTCGAAGTCCTCAAGTTGAAAAGAACGGTTTACAAGAATGTCGGTTGTGATTCGAGTCAGACAGAATCAGTTTTACCTTTTCGGAAATCGGATGGCGTAGTAGAAACTTCCAGTAAAGAGACATCAAAAGATGGATTATCAGCTGGGAGTTTCACTCAAGAAAACCGGACTAATTGGTCCCCCGAATGTCAGATTGAAGATATTGAGACTAAACCGGATGTTTCGTTACTTCCGAAACAAGAAAAAGTTTCAAGCATAGGGTATCTAGCAGAGACGTTTAGCATAAGGAGGCGTAGAGGGAAACGAAAGAGGAAAGATTGTCGAAAGGAAGCGAAGGAAGGCAGCATCGGAGAGAGCGAATTTTGGGGCTCCGCTGATGTTTTATCAGCTACACTATGTAAAGAGAACTCAGTTAGCAGTTCGGGTCAAACGGGGAGATGTTCCGGTGTTGATGATAAAAGTGGAGGTTCAACCAAGGACGAATCACCTGATCTCACGAGAATTTTCGATGCCATTGCAGAGAATAAATGCGCCACTGTCTTTCGTAGACGCCTCGATAGCCAG AAGAGAGGAAGATACAAAAAAATGATATTGCAGCATGTAGATTTCGATACATTAAGATCGCGAATCGCGAGTCATGCGATTACATCAGTTAAAGAAATGTTCAGAGATCTGCTGCTACTGGCGAACAACGCTCTCGTCTTTTACTCGAAGACTACTCGCGAGTACAAGTCAGCGTATCTTCTGAGAGAAATCGTAACGAAAAGTCTGAGGGAGAATTTGAAGGATTATATCAGCAAGACTACTGCTGCTGCTAATAATGATACCCTTGTATTGTCACAACAATCAATGCTTCATCCGCCTGCGAAACCCCGAAGCGTTCGCCCTGGTAATCAGAAGGTACTAGTGAAGATGTCAAAACCCGGAAACACTGCTGCGAAAGTAACTCCAAATGCGGGTAAGAAATCGAGTAATGTTCAATCACCAACTTCAGCAGAATCCTTAACTTTGACAAAGAAAGCATCTGGCAGACCAAGAAAAACTGCGCAACGACCGGAAAAACGACCCGAAAATACAACGAAAGGAAGGAAGAGAAGTCGAGCTAAGTGA